The Terracoccus luteus genome includes a region encoding these proteins:
- a CDS encoding VOC family protein, whose product MDETITPGPSTTDHNVWVGLSYEDPLAARDWLRALGFRDGILVEGEHGEVVHSEMVWPEGGRVMVSSRARADGTFVSAPGAATVYVVTDDVEAVHERAQRLGARVVRPLATSDYGSSEFSVVDPEGNSFSFGTYSG is encoded by the coding sequence ATGGACGAGACGATCACGCCGGGACCATCGACGACCGACCACAACGTGTGGGTGGGCCTCAGCTACGAGGACCCGCTCGCGGCGCGCGACTGGCTTCGCGCTCTGGGTTTCCGCGACGGCATCCTCGTCGAGGGGGAGCACGGCGAGGTGGTGCACAGCGAGATGGTGTGGCCCGAGGGCGGCCGGGTCATGGTCTCGAGCCGGGCCCGCGCCGACGGCACGTTCGTGTCGGCGCCCGGAGCGGCGACGGTGTACGTCGTCACCGACGACGTCGAGGCGGTGCACGAGCGGGCGCAGCGTCTGGGCGCGCGCGTGGTCCGCCCGCTGGCCACGAGCGACTACGGTTCGAGCGAGTTCTCGGTCGTCGACCCCGAGGGGAACTCGTTCAGCTTCGGCACCTACTCCGGCTGA
- a CDS encoding tyrosine-protein phosphatase: protein MAEPNWIELAGVVNMRDLGGLTTERGEVVQARRLLRSDNLQDLPADSVRTLVARYGLTDVVDLRTDVEVVREGEGPLRALPEVRHHHLTLYREDTDESGIPAAERSLPWERGDAEAAATRRAAEAASPSSPAATPPSHDEFWSQHYLSYLDQRPDSIVAALRAVADGEGAVVVHCAAGKDRTGTVVGVALKAVGVPDEEIEADYAASAERVPRILDRLRQRPAYAANLRDKSVAQQSPTTDTMRLLLDALENRLGGVHAWLAGHGFDADDVERLRRKLLAPDAHSDDRAAADGPGDAGQPE from the coding sequence GTGGCTGAACCCAACTGGATCGAGCTGGCCGGCGTCGTCAACATGCGTGACCTCGGAGGGTTGACCACCGAGCGGGGCGAGGTCGTGCAGGCCCGGCGCCTGCTGCGGTCGGACAACCTGCAGGACCTGCCCGCCGACTCGGTGCGCACCCTCGTCGCGCGCTACGGATTGACCGACGTCGTCGACCTGCGCACCGACGTCGAGGTGGTGCGCGAGGGCGAGGGCCCGCTGCGGGCGCTGCCCGAGGTGCGCCACCACCACCTCACCCTCTACCGCGAGGACACCGACGAGAGCGGCATCCCCGCCGCCGAGCGCTCGCTGCCGTGGGAGCGCGGTGACGCCGAGGCGGCCGCGACCCGGCGCGCCGCCGAGGCCGCGTCGCCCTCGTCGCCGGCCGCGACCCCGCCGTCGCACGACGAGTTCTGGTCGCAGCACTACCTGTCCTACCTCGACCAGCGACCCGACTCGATCGTCGCCGCGCTGCGCGCCGTCGCCGACGGGGAGGGCGCGGTGGTCGTGCACTGCGCCGCGGGCAAGGACCGCACGGGCACCGTCGTCGGCGTCGCCCTCAAGGCGGTCGGCGTGCCCGACGAGGAGATCGAGGCCGACTACGCCGCCTCGGCGGAGCGCGTGCCCCGCATCCTCGACCGCCTCCGCCAGCGGCCGGCCTACGCCGCCAACCTGCGCGACAAGTCGGTGGCCCAGCAGTCGCCGACGACCGACACGATGCGACTGCTGCTCGACGCCCTCGAGAACCGTCTGGGCGGGGTGCACGCCTGGCTGGCGGGCCACGGCTTCGACGCCGACGACGTCGAGCGGCTGCGGCGCAAGCTGCTCGCCCCCGACGCCCACAGTGACGACCGGGCCGCCGCTGACGGACCGGGGGATGCCGGTCAGCCGGAGTAG
- a CDS encoding DMT family transporter, with protein MAWLYLAGAILTEVTATLCLRSAARGRRSLYAVVVAGYLAAFAFLSLTLAAGLPLGVAYGVWAAVGVALTAVASRVLFEEPLTPVMAAGIALIAGGVLLVELGSA; from the coding sequence ATGGCCTGGCTCTACCTCGCGGGCGCGATCCTCACGGAGGTGACGGCGACGCTCTGCCTGCGCTCGGCCGCCCGTGGTCGACGGTCGCTCTACGCGGTCGTCGTGGCCGGGTACCTCGCTGCTTTCGCCTTCCTCAGCCTCACCCTGGCGGCCGGGCTGCCGCTCGGCGTCGCCTACGGCGTCTGGGCCGCCGTGGGCGTCGCCCTGACGGCCGTCGCGTCGCGGGTGCTCTTCGAGGAGCCCCTGACGCCCGTCATGGCGGCCGGCATCGCCCTCATCGCCGGGGGCGTGCTGCTCGTCGAGCTCGGGTCCGCCTGA
- a CDS encoding DMT family transporter translates to MATSPTAWALLGTAIVSEVTASLSLKGALDRPALYGVVAVGYLASFTLLALVLRRGMPLGVAYGVWGALGVALTAVASSLVFDEALTGLMGLGIVLIIAGVLTVELGSQRAARERARATGGPS, encoded by the coding sequence GTGGCCACCTCCCCGACCGCCTGGGCGCTGCTCGGCACCGCCATCGTCAGCGAGGTGACGGCGTCGCTCTCGCTCAAGGGCGCGCTCGACCGGCCGGCGCTCTACGGGGTCGTCGCCGTGGGCTACCTCGCCTCGTTCACCCTGCTGGCCCTCGTGCTGCGCCGCGGCATGCCGCTCGGGGTCGCCTACGGCGTCTGGGGCGCCCTCGGCGTCGCCCTCACCGCCGTCGCGTCGTCGCTCGTCTTCGACGAGGCCCTCACCGGGCTCATGGGCCTGGGCATCGTGCTCATCATCGCCGGCGTGCTGACGGTCGAGCTCGGCTCGCAGCGGGCCGCCCGCGAGCGGGCCCGGGCGACGGGAGGGCCGAGCTGA
- the hemW gene encoding radical SAM family heme chaperone HemW has product MPPSALPDGEPAPASGELPPASLRALPDGELGVYVHVPFCSVRCGYCDFNTYTLTELGGPDARVGLDTYADAALLELDLAARVLGPDAPPVSTVFVGGGTPTMLRSADLVRVLDGIRERFGLTDDAEVTTEANPDSVSPESVAELARGGFTRVSLGMQSAVPHVLRTLERTHDPANVARALHAVRAAGMQVSLDLIYGTPGESLEDWRTSLETALALEPDHVSAYALVVEDGTKLAAQVRRGVVAAPDDDDEADKYELADDLLSAAGYGWYEVSNWARDEASRCRHNLAYWRGTSWWGVGPGAHSHVGGTRWWNAKHPVAWAGRLAAGESPAQAREVLTEDQRHDERVLLGSRLVEGLPLDELGGSGAGGSGAGGRGAIAGLIADGLVDGAAAVGRRRVVLTRRGRLLADTVVHRLLGGADESSGVPAAPATGDAPTDLSGDLTPHLTRYEERA; this is encoded by the coding sequence ATGCCGCCCTCCGCCCTCCCCGACGGCGAGCCCGCCCCGGCGTCGGGCGAGCTCCCCCCCGCCTCCCTGCGCGCCCTGCCCGACGGAGAGCTCGGCGTGTACGTGCACGTGCCGTTCTGTTCGGTGCGGTGCGGCTACTGCGACTTCAACACCTACACCCTCACCGAGCTCGGTGGCCCCGACGCCCGCGTCGGCCTCGACACCTACGCCGACGCCGCCCTGCTCGAGCTGGACCTGGCCGCCCGGGTGCTCGGCCCGGACGCCCCGCCCGTGTCGACCGTGTTCGTCGGCGGGGGCACGCCGACCATGCTGCGGTCGGCCGACCTCGTGAGGGTGCTCGACGGCATCCGTGAGCGGTTCGGCCTCACCGACGACGCCGAGGTCACGACCGAGGCCAATCCCGACAGCGTCTCGCCGGAGTCGGTGGCCGAGCTGGCCCGCGGCGGGTTCACCCGCGTCTCGCTCGGCATGCAGTCGGCGGTGCCGCACGTGCTGCGGACGCTGGAGCGGACGCACGACCCCGCCAACGTGGCCCGGGCCCTGCACGCGGTGCGGGCGGCCGGGATGCAGGTCAGCCTCGACCTCATCTACGGCACGCCGGGGGAGTCGCTCGAGGACTGGCGCACCAGCCTCGAGACGGCGCTCGCGCTGGAGCCGGACCACGTGTCGGCCTACGCGCTCGTCGTCGAGGACGGCACCAAGCTCGCCGCCCAGGTGCGGCGCGGGGTCGTCGCCGCCCCCGACGACGACGACGAGGCCGACAAGTACGAGCTGGCCGACGACCTGCTCTCGGCCGCCGGCTACGGCTGGTACGAGGTGAGCAACTGGGCCCGCGACGAGGCGTCACGGTGCCGGCACAACCTCGCCTACTGGCGCGGCACGAGCTGGTGGGGCGTCGGTCCCGGGGCGCACAGCCACGTCGGCGGGACGCGCTGGTGGAACGCCAAGCACCCGGTGGCGTGGGCCGGCCGGCTCGCCGCAGGGGAGTCCCCGGCGCAGGCCCGCGAGGTCCTGACGGAGGACCAGCGCCACGACGAGCGGGTGCTGCTCGGGAGCCGCCTCGTCGAGGGACTGCCGCTCGACGAGCTCGGTGGGTCGGGCGCCGGTGGGTCCGGCGCCGGTGGGCGTGGCGCGATCGCCGGGCTCATCGCCGACGGGCTCGTCGACGGGGCGGCGGCGGTGGGTCGGCGACGGGTCGTGCTCACGCGCCGGGGCCGCCTGCTCGCCGACACGGTCG